The following are encoded together in the Oncorhynchus nerka isolate Pitt River linkage group LG23, Oner_Uvic_2.0, whole genome shotgun sequence genome:
- the LOC115106453 gene encoding ETS translocation variant 4-like: MDYKMDGYLDQQVPYTLANKSQGNGPLNRLLMAAKRKYMDTELPPQESEDLFQDLSQLQETWLTEAQVPDSDEQFVPDFHTENSVAFHSPPVTIKKEPPSPWSDPSQSCSHKQIPNGEQCLYASAYEPKRAPGPNKSSCPQGTPMSPMQHHYSPKPAGGAGGRPDNTAYNMNSPAASQPLPNHNNYPMNPSSRYQAPSADMCPQGFPPQGQAFQRMHPAPAGGGGGGGGGGGPGGGGGYHRQHSDPCLPYLQQSFKQEYLDPLYERATHMAGPGHGSGHGPHPPHQHQQPHPHAHHHPHRFPPAHMMVKQEPTDYTYEPDVPRCPSMYHHNEGYPNPQHNNEGYLFENDSRVVPEKLEGEVKQEGGTVFREGAPYQRRGSLQLWQFLVALLDDPGNAHFIAWTGRGMEFKLIEPEEVARLWGMQKNRPAMNYDKLSRSLRYYYEKGIMQKVAGERYVYKFVCEPEALISLAFPDSHRPGLKAEFERYVNEEDTVPLSHMDEGASYPQEQAPPNMGAQPYSKGYMY, encoded by the exons ATGGATTATAAGATGGATGGATATTTGGATCAGCAAGTGCCTTACACTTTAGCAAAT AAGTCACAAGGAAATGGACCCCTAAATAGACTGTTGATGGCAGCGAAGAGGAAATACATGGACACGGAATTACCCCCTCAGGAATCTGAAG acCTCTTTCAGGATTTAAGCCAACTTCAGGAGACATGGCTCACAGAAG CTCAAGTGCCTGACAGTGACGAACAGTTTGTTCCTGATTTCCACACCGAAAACT CAGTGGCATTCCACAGCCCGCCAGTCACCATCAAGAAGGAACCACCGAGCCCTTGGTCCGACCCCAGCCAATCCTGTAGCCACAAGCAGATCCCCAATGGAGAGCAGTGCCTTTATGCCAG TGCCTACGAGCCGAAGAGGGCTCCAGGACCCAATAAGAGCTCCTGCCCCCAAGGGACGCCCATGTCTCCCATGCAGCATCATTACTCCCCCAAGCCTGCCGGGGGCGCTGGTGGACGGCCTGACAACACGGCCTACAACATGAACTCCCCTGCCGCCTCTCAGCCACTGCCCAACCACAACAACTACCCCATGAACCCCAG TTCCAGGTATCAGGCCCCCTCAGCAGACATGTGCCCCCAGGGGTTCCCCCCTCAAGGGCAGGCCTTCCAGCGCATGCACCCTGCCCCAGCTGGAGGcggtggtgggggaggaggaggtggaggaccaGGTGGAGGTGGTGGCTATCATCGGCAGCACTCAGACccctgtctaccctacctgcagcaGAGCTTCAAGCAAGAGTACCTGGACCCTCTTTACGAGAGGGCCACCCACATGGCAGGACCCGGGCATGGATCAGGGCACGGGCCTCACCCACCTCACCAACACCAACAACCCCACCCGCACGCTCACCACCATCCGCACAGGTTCCCTCCTGCCCACATGATGGTAAAGCAGGAGCCAACCGACTACACCTATGAGCCTG ATGTGCCTCGATGTCCTTCCATGTACCACCACAACGAGGGGTACCCCAACCCCCAGCACAACAATGAAG GCTATCTCTTTGAAAACGACTCCCGTGTCGTTCCTGAGAAATTAGAAG gTGAGGTGAAGCAGGAGGGTGGTACCGTGTTCCGTGAGGGGGCCCCCTACCAGCGTCGGGGATCCCTGCAGCTCTGGCAGTTCCTGGTGGCCCTGCTGGACGACCCTGGCAACGCACACTTCATCGCCTGGACCGGCCGCGGCATGGAGTTCAAACTAATCGAACCTGAGGAG gtggCCAGGCTGTGGGGCATGCAGAAGAACCGTCCAGCCATGAACTACGACAAGCTCAGTCGCTCTCTGCGATATTACTACGAGAAGGGAATTATGCAGAAG GTGGCAGGGGAGCGCTATGTTTACAAGTTTGTGTGCGAGCCCGAGGCCCTCATCTCCCTGGCCTTCCCCGACAGCCATCGGCCCGGCCTGAAGGCCGAGTTTGAACGCTACGTCAACGAGGAGGACACCGTGCCCCTGTCCCACATGGACGAGGGGGCCTCCTACCCCCAAGAACAAGCCCCACCAAACATGGGCGCCCAGCCCTACTCCAAAGGCTACATGTACTAA